In Sulfurisphaera javensis, a single genomic region encodes these proteins:
- a CDS encoding TIGR00304 family protein produces the protein MNELLFAIGLTVVFLGLLLIMGGLLLELNKKKQNEKEENKQNEERTEYGGVIFIGPIPIVFGSSKKIARVMLIIGVIIFVLFLIFTLITYL, from the coding sequence ATGAACGAGCTACTTTTTGCTATAGGTTTGACAGTTGTATTTTTAGGCCTTCTTCTTATAATGGGTGGATTATTACTTGAACTAAATAAGAAAAAACAAAACGAAAAAGAAGAAAATAAACAAAACGAAGAAAGAACCGAATATGGAGGAGTAATATTTATCGGCCCAATCCCTATTGTATTTGGTAGTAGTAAAAAAATAGCCAGAGTAATGTTAATTATAGGAGTAATAATTTTCGTTCTATTTC
- a CDS encoding ATP-dependent endonuclease, whose protein sequence is MKIINFYVDNFRSLSNVKLEDLGGLNVIVGYNGYGKTNLLTAIYLFVKNLSSGIEKRSIEDRDQEYMLLWKDYDITKPITIGGTIEFSEEEVIKSLGKPQRLKVEIINKLRYNNKFIEWSLESFTINNSPPTRDQFEEIKSLFSLASQSIEYVPIFDQTYFDATLKKMIEMNRSPINMRRKWYDFVNLIGEVIPEIKGIEFWDSGKLVLNIQNLPIYIDLAASGFQRVVLMLFILWLSGRKILLLEEPEVNMYPTLQSRIMKLIKEWTNNNVFQVFITTHSPYVISSNVDNYIIMKKRNGISSAIKVKLDEQLRTINGILRVSLGELLFNKLIVLTSELAEPSVILNWLRRIGISNEELGIGIYKVNNELELQLWLRMREMLGLDIIFLGLCDKIDVSLKDYCVPLGREIENYYTKSRLIDVIRKFGVYPDEKELRDLTKEETYRWLVNVFKKRGLDYDKIRNSIGELVTMNDGVEMPKEMEILANKIKSLESI, encoded by the coding sequence ACAACTTCCGAAGTTTGTCAAATGTAAAGCTGGAGGACCTTGGCGGTCTAAACGTAATTGTTGGTTACAACGGTTATGGAAAAACAAACTTGTTAACAGCAATATACTTATTTGTTAAGAATCTCAGTTCTGGAATAGAGAAAAGAAGCATTGAAGACAGAGACCAAGAATACATGTTGCTTTGGAAAGACTATGATATTACAAAGCCCATAACTATTGGAGGTACTATTGAATTTTCAGAAGAAGAAGTAATAAAAAGTTTGGGAAAACCTCAAAGATTAAAAGTTGAGATAATTAACAAATTAAGATATAATAACAAATTTATTGAATGGAGTTTAGAATCTTTTACCATAAATAATTCTCCCCCAACTAGAGATCAGTTTGAAGAAATTAAATCATTATTTTCTTTAGCTTCACAGTCAATAGAATATGTTCCGATATTTGATCAGACCTATTTCGATGCTACGTTAAAGAAAATGATCGAGATGAACAGAAGTCCAATAAACATGAGAAGAAAATGGTATGATTTTGTTAACTTGATAGGAGAAGTTATACCAGAAATTAAAGGTATTGAGTTTTGGGATTCTGGGAAATTAGTATTAAACATCCAAAATTTACCTATATATATTGACTTAGCCGCTAGTGGATTTCAAAGAGTTGTTCTTATGCTATTCATTTTATGGCTGAGTGGAAGAAAGATATTATTACTTGAAGAACCAGAAGTAAATATGTACCCTACATTACAATCAAGAATAATGAAGCTTATTAAAGAATGGACAAATAATAATGTTTTTCAAGTGTTTATAACGACTCATTCACCATATGTAATATCTTCTAATGTTGACAACTATATCATAATGAAGAAAAGAAACGGAATCTCTTCTGCTATAAAAGTAAAGCTAGACGAGCAATTAAGGACTATTAATGGAATATTAAGGGTAAGCTTAGGAGAACTCTTATTTAATAAGTTAATTGTTCTAACTAGTGAATTAGCCGAACCTTCAGTTATTTTAAATTGGTTAAGAAGAATAGGTATATCAAATGAAGAGCTAGGAATAGGAATTTACAAAGTAAATAATGAACTAGAATTACAATTATGGCTTAGAATGAGAGAAATGTTAGGCTTAGATATTATATTCTTAGGCCTTTGTGATAAAATTGATGTTAGCTTAAAGGATTATTGTGTACCTTTAGGAAGAGAAATAGAAAATTACTATACAAAGAGTAGATTAATAGATGTAATAAGAAAGTTTGGTGTGTATCCAGATGAAAAAGAGTTAAGGGACTTAACAAAAGAAGAAACTTATCGTTGGTTAGTAAATGTATTTAAGAAGAGAGGATTAGATTATGATAAAATTAGAAACAGTATAGGAGAATTGGTCACTATGAATGATGGAGTTGAAATGCCAAAAGAAATGGAGATACTTGCAAATAAAATTAAATCTTTAGAATCAATATAA